TCGTTGTTATAGCGGCCTTCTTTTACTTTGGCCTTAGCTATACAAAAAAGAAAGGATTGCCGCTTGCTAATACCCTTATCCTTTGCCTTCTTTTCATCCTCATAGGCTTTTCTACCTGGATCATGCTGCCTATAAGAGCCAATGCTAACGTGGTGCTGAACGAGAACAAACCATCGGATGCTGCCGAGGTACTGGCCTATTACAACCGCGAGCAATATGGTGAGCAGAAAACATTCTACGGGCCGCTTTATACCGAAACCTATAGCGGTCTGGATGAGAAAAACCCGTATATAGACGGTACGCCTAACTATGAACGCGATTATAAGACCAATAAATATGTTATTGTAAATAACTATAAGAACGCGAAGCAAAACCCTGACCAAAGCCATAGCGCTGTCCTTCCGAGGATGACCAGTACCGACCATGCGGCAAATTATATGGAATTTTCGGGTCCGCCGAAATTCAGGATCAATCCGGCATACGATTATAGCGACGACCTACGGCAATACGGCATTGACGTCGAACAAATGGACGACGCTCAGGCAATGGCTGCCATCAACCAGATAAAAGGCGAGTTCGAGGGTATCGTTGCCGATTTCAGGAAGGCGTATGCACAAGGCGACATCGGCAATGAAGAATACCACAAGTTCCTGAAAGCCTACAAACAGTACCTTATTGTTGAGAAACCTTCTTTTGGCGACAATATGGCATTTATGTTCGAATACCAGTTCGGTTATATGTACTGGCGCTACCTGATGTGGAACTTTACGGGCCGCCAGAACGATGTGCAGGGCGAAATGGATAACCAGAACGGCAATTGGATAAGCGGCATCACGTTCCTGGATGAAATGAGGCTTGGCCCACAGGATGCCCTGACGACCGACATGAAGAACAACAAGGGGCGGAATACTTATTTCTTCCTTCCTTTTATCCTTGGTGTGATCGGTGCGGTGTACCATGCCCGCAAAGACCTGAAGAGCTTTTATGTCCTGCTGGTACTCTTCCTTTTTATGGGTATAGCCCTGAAGATATTTCTCAACGAAAGGCCGTTTGAGGTCCGCGAAAGGGATTATGTGCTCGTTGGCTCCTACTACGTTTTTGCTATGTGGATTGCTTTTGGAGTATATGCCATTTATGACGGCATTAAAAAATATGTGCAACCGAAAATCGCGATACCTGCCGTTCTTGGCGTGACCCTGCTTGCCGCACCCATGCTTATGGCGGTACAGAACTGGGACGACCATGACCGCTCAGGGCGCTATACGGCATTGTCCATGGCGAAAGATTACCTGGACTCCTGCGAGCCCAACGCGATACTGTTTACCGTAGGTGATAACGATACCTTTCCGCTATGGTATGCACAGGAGGTGGAAGGCTTTCGTACCGATGTGCGAATTGTGTGCTCTACCCTGCTGCCTACCGACTGGTACATTGACCAGATGAAGCGCCAGGCGTACGATTCGGAACCCGTGCCGATATCGCTGACGCATGAGCAGTATGTCGACGGTACAAGGGACTTCCTGTTTTTTAATCCGCTTGGCAAAACGAAGGATTCGACGATGAACATCAACGATTTTATGAGATTCGTGACCCTTGATGATGAAAGGGCAAAAGTGCCGTTGAGCAATGGACACATGGTGAACTTCTACCCTATCAATAAACTGCGCATCCCTGTTGACAAAGAACTTATCGTTAAGAACAAGGTAGTTTCGCCACAGCGCTATGACTCTATTGTGCAAAACATGGAGATTACGCTGCCGCAAGAGGCGATATACAAGCACAACCTGATCATGCTCGATATCATCCGCACTAATAACTGGAAACGCCCGATCTATTTTGCCGGGGGAAGGTTTGACGACGAAGACTATGCCTGGCTGAAAGATTACCTTCAGCTGGAAGGCATGGTATACAAGCTCGTGCCTGTGAAAACTCCGATACCTAAGGACGGCAGCCCGCTGGACATGGGCTACATTGATGCAGACGATATGTATAATATCGTAATGAAATGGGACTGGGGCAATGGCGGCGACACCGGTATATACCACGATCCGCAGACACAAAAGAACAGCATTAGTTTCCGTAAGAACCTGGCCCGCCTCAGTGATGCCCTCATAAAAGAAGGAAAGCTTGACAAAGCCTATAAGGTGGTCGACCTTGCCATGAAGAACATGCCGATCGACTATTTTGGCTACTATTTCATTTCGGAGCCATTTGCGGGATCGTATTATAAAACAGGCCACAAGAAAGAAGCACGGGAACTGCTGACAAAACTTATAGGCAAATACACAGAAACACTCTTGTACTATAAGTCGCTCCCGGTAGCCGACCAGAACATCCTTGCAAGGGATATCATCGGTTCGATAGAAGCCTACAGGACGTTGCTAATCATCATGGAAGAGAATAATGACATGGAGTTCTTTAATGCCTCGAAAGCCGCATTTAATAAAGCGAACGGGATGTTCGCGAGGTTTAAGAGGGAGAATGAATAGGCCCCTAAAATAAATATAAAACATTCAGAAAGTTCATATATAGCAGTAGACACACCCCTAGCCCCTCTCAAGAGGGGAACACTCAGACGTGCTTACTCAAACTCTAAAAAGGTTCGTTTAATCGGTATGAGTGAAGCTGTTCCCCTCTTGAGAGGGGTTAGGGGTGTGTTATTATCATGTTTGTCATCATCATAACCAATAAACCAACCAACCATGAAAAAACATTACATCTTATCGCTCCTTTTAGCGTTTGCCATTTCGGCGTATGCCCAAAAAGACAAGCGCCTCAAAGGCATTGAAAAGGACCTGAACGCATTATTAGCAACATCAAAAGCGCCGGGGTTTGCTGTGGCGATAGTAGAAAACGATAAAGTAATCTACAGTGCCGGGTTTGGCTACAGGGATTATGAAAAGAAAATCCCGGTTGACCCTAATACGCTTTTTGCAATAGGGTCCAGCACCAAGGCCTTTACTTCTGGCCTGCTTGGATCCTTAAGAAAAGAAGGTAAACTGACTTTTACCGACAGCCCACTTAAATATGTACCAGAACTCCAGTTTTACAATAACGACCTCAACGGCAACGTAAACATCGAGGACCTGATGAGCCACCGCACCGGTATCCCCCGTCACGACTTTTCGTGGTACCTTTTCCCTACCCACAACAGGGACAGCATCATCCAGAGGATAAAGTATCAGGAACCCTTTACCGGGCTAAGGCAGCAGTGGTATTATAACAACTTTATGTTTACCGTGCAGGGCGTTATTGCCGAAAAAATAACCGGCAAAAGCTGGGAGGACAACATAAGGGAACGTTTTCTCGTTCCATTGGGAATGACACGTTCTAACGTTTCTATAGCTGAAATGAAAGCAGCTTCGAACGCGGCCTTTGGCTACGAGCTGAAAAAAGGCGATGTGATAAGCAAAATGGATTACTACGACATTGCAGCCATGGCGCCGGCGGGGAGCATCAACAGTAGTGCGAATGACATGGCCAACTGGCTCATCACCTGGATAGGCAAAGGGAAATTCAAGGACACAGCGATTTTGCCCGAAGATTATATAACGGATGCCATTAGCTCGCATGCTGTGATAGCCGGTGGCCTGCCTTCTAAAGAACTGCCCGGCAATTATTTTTCGAATTATGGTTACGGTTGGATGCTCATATCCTACAAAGGGCACTACAGGGTGGAGCATGGCGGAAACATTGACGGCTTTACGGCAAGTGTGGCATTTTTCCCTTCGGATAATATAGGGATCGTGGTACTGGCCAACCAGAATGGCTCGCGCATCCCTTCGTTGGTGAGGAATACCATTGCCGACAGGATGCTGGGCACGGATAAGACCGACTGGAACGCCATGTTGGTAAAGGAATTGAAAGAAGGGAAGGAAGCAGAAGAAAAGGCAAAGAAAGACAAAAAGAAGAAACGGGAAGCCACACGCCTTCGCACCCACTGGATGATTATACAGGGCTGTTCTCCAACCCGGGGTACGGTACTTTTGAAATAGTAAGGAAAAACGATTCGCTGTTTGCAGAATTTCAGCAGACACGTTTCTTCCTGAAGCATAAGCATTATGATGTATTTGCGCCTTCTGATGCAAAACATGGTATCGATACATCGGAAGATACGGAGGGCATGTTCATGAACTTTATAACTAATGATGCCGGTGATATATCAGGCGTGAAGCTCAAAGCCGAACCATCGCTTGACCACCCAATCGAATTTAAGCGCACCCCGAAAGAAGTAGCGGTAGCCGATGAAATAGTAAACCAGTATACCGGTGATTATGAAATATCAGGGATGACGATAAAGGTGTATGTAAAGAGCGGTAAGCTGTACCTGTTCGTACCGGGACAGCCGGATTATGAACTGAAAGCGACTTCAACAACCATGTACGTGATCGCGACGCTTGACGGGTTTAAGGTGGAGTTTATCCCCGGGGATAACGGAAAGATAAAAGAACTGACACTGCACCAGCCGAATGGGAAATTCACGGCGACGAAAAAGTAATCAATGCTATATACATAAAAAGGGCTGCCAGAATAGAATTGGCGGCCCTTCTTGTTATAGTATCCAGACTATGAGATTTCTCCATGCGGTTGAAATGGAAAAAATTGATTCTATTTCTCCTTTGTAAACTCCGTTACCTTCCCGCCCTGCTTGAGTGTAAAGCCTTTTTCGCTGAATATCATACGCAGGTCGGCAGGATCAAAGTTAAACTCATTTTCGCTTAGGGGATTCAGTTCGAAAGACCCCTGTCCAGGTTCCAGCGCAATAGCTACCAGTTTCCCTTCGCGGGCAATTATCTTTACTTTATAAGGCAGCGAAGGCGCAGTATAAATGCCCTCATAGCGTTTCAGTACGCTATCGTCCACAGCTACCGATGTAAAATCCGGGAAGCGGTACGGCAGCTTATAATAGCAGCTCAGGATGCCCATCACCAACGCATTGACATCGGTGTTTACTCCATTCAGTGTGAGCGATATGGCGAGGTCTTCCTTTGGGTTATAGCCAAGCACTGTGGAAAATCCCTCTAAATTACCGTTGTGGCCTACGAATTTACGTTCCGCAAACGAAAAATGGAATACCCCGCGCCCAATGCCCATATCCATTTTCGTCATTTCATTCAATGATGCTTTTGTTATGATCTTGCCATCAAAAAGCGCCTTTGCAAACAGTGTCAGGTCGCTTGCCGTAGACTGCAGCCCGCCGGACCCACCTATAGCAGATTCGTGCCATTCGTCTTGTTTATCCCATTGCCCGTCTGCGTAAGCGTAGGAATACGCCTCGTTTTTCCTGGAGTTGATCTTAGTAAAGTAGTACGTGTTTTTTAACCCTGCCTTTTTAATGACGCGCGCAGTTACATTTTCTTTATAGGTCTTTTTAGTGATGTCCTGTATGATGTACCCCAGCAACAGGTAATTGGAATTGCTTACCTCTGCTTTTGTGCCCGGTTCGAACGCGGGTTCTTTTGCCATTATCCTGTCGAGCATCTGCTTCCGGTTTTGCAGTTTTGTTTGCGCCTCTTTAAAAGCAGGGTCGTCGGTATAATTATAGATTCCGCTTTTATGGCCCAGCATATCGGCAATGGTGATAATTTCGGCATTCTTAATCTTGGGGAAAAACTCTGATAGCTTCGTGTCGAGCGTGAGTTTCTTTTCCTCGATCAACTGGAAGATAATGGCTGCGGTAAATATTTCGGTCACCGCCCCTATTTTGTATTTCGTATCCGGTGTAGCTTTTGCTTTGGCGTTGATATCGGCAAAGTCATAGGCTTTTTCAAAAACGACTTTGCCCTTCTCACGGATAGTCAGCGCGCCCATGATCTTATCATTCCTGTTGAAATACACCATCAGGCTATCGATCTTGCGGTATTTAGCCTCACTTTGTGCCAATGCAGGAAGCGTGATCGCTAAAACAAATAAGGATAAAAAAAAGTT
Above is a genomic segment from Flavobacterium album containing:
- a CDS encoding glycosyltransferase family 117 protein translates to MTNFNFRKWNTAIGWSLFTVALSIYSATVERTLSFWDCGEYIATAAKLEVGHPPGAPLFQMAGAFFSMFAFGDTSKIALMVNMVSVFSSAFTILFMFWSLTILLKNMVSSFTGFNRNNAIMVLGSAAIGSLAFLFSDSFWFNGTEAEVYAMASLFIAILFWAGLKWGEEMNTPRGNKWGLIVSLLIGLSFGVHFLALLTIPSIGLIYYFKNYKTITLKNFIIANIIMVAVLFFVFKFLLPYTLALFGKTEIFMVNSMGLPFNSGTIFLFVVIAAFFYFGLSYTKKKGLPLANTLILCLLFILIGFSTWIMLPIRANANVVLNENKPSDAAEVLAYYNREQYGEQKTFYGPLYTETYSGLDEKNPYIDGTPNYERDYKTNKYVIVNNYKNAKQNPDQSHSAVLPRMTSTDHAANYMEFSGPPKFRINPAYDYSDDLRQYGIDVEQMDDAQAMAAINQIKGEFEGIVADFRKAYAQGDIGNEEYHKFLKAYKQYLIVEKPSFGDNMAFMFEYQFGYMYWRYLMWNFTGRQNDVQGEMDNQNGNWISGITFLDEMRLGPQDALTTDMKNNKGRNTYFFLPFILGVIGAVYHARKDLKSFYVLLVLFLFMGIALKIFLNERPFEVRERDYVLVGSYYVFAMWIAFGVYAIYDGIKKYVQPKIAIPAVLGVTLLAAPMLMAVQNWDDHDRSGRYTALSMAKDYLDSCEPNAILFTVGDNDTFPLWYAQEVEGFRTDVRIVCSTLLPTDWYIDQMKRQAYDSEPVPISLTHEQYVDGTRDFLFFNPLGKTKDSTMNINDFMRFVTLDDERAKVPLSNGHMVNFYPINKLRIPVDKELIVKNKVVSPQRYDSIVQNMEITLPQEAIYKHNLIMLDIIRTNNWKRPIYFAGGRFDDEDYAWLKDYLQLEGMVYKLVPVKTPIPKDGSPLDMGYIDADDMYNIVMKWDWGNGGDTGIYHDPQTQKNSISFRKNLARLSDALIKEGKLDKAYKVVDLAMKNMPIDYFGYYFISEPFAGSYYKTGHKKEARELLTKLIGKYTETLLYYKSLPVADQNILARDIIGSIEAYRTLLIIMEENNDMEFFNASKAAFNKANGMFARFKRENE
- a CDS encoding serine hydrolase domain-containing protein, whose product is MKKHYILSLLLAFAISAYAQKDKRLKGIEKDLNALLATSKAPGFAVAIVENDKVIYSAGFGYRDYEKKIPVDPNTLFAIGSSTKAFTSGLLGSLRKEGKLTFTDSPLKYVPELQFYNNDLNGNVNIEDLMSHRTGIPRHDFSWYLFPTHNRDSIIQRIKYQEPFTGLRQQWYYNNFMFTVQGVIAEKITGKSWEDNIRERFLVPLGMTRSNVSIAEMKAASNAAFGYELKKGDVISKMDYYDIAAMAPAGSINSSANDMANWLITWIGKGKFKDTAILPEDYITDAISSHAVIAGGLPSKELPGNYFSNYGYGWMLISYKGHYRVEHGGNIDGFTASVAFFPSDNIGIVVLANQNGSRIPSLVRNTIADRMLGTDKTDWNAMLVKELKEGKEAEEKAKKDKKKKREATRLRTHWMIIQGCSPTRGTVLLK
- a CDS encoding DUF3471 domain-containing protein, with the translated sequence MFSNPGYGTFEIVRKNDSLFAEFQQTRFFLKHKHYDVFAPSDAKHGIDTSEDTEGMFMNFITNDAGDISGVKLKAEPSLDHPIEFKRTPKEVAVADEIVNQYTGDYEISGMTIKVYVKSGKLYLFVPGQPDYELKATSTTMYVIATLDGFKVEFIPGDNGKIKELTLHQPNGKFTATKK
- a CDS encoding serine hydrolase domain-containing protein; amino-acid sequence: MKNFFLSLFVLAITLPALAQSEAKYRKIDSLMVYFNRNDKIMGALTIREKGKVVFEKAYDFADINAKAKATPDTKYKIGAVTEIFTAAIIFQLIEEKKLTLDTKLSEFFPKIKNAEIITIADMLGHKSGIYNYTDDPAFKEAQTKLQNRKQMLDRIMAKEPAFEPGTKAEVSNSNYLLLGYIIQDITKKTYKENVTARVIKKAGLKNTYYFTKINSRKNEAYSYAYADGQWDKQDEWHESAIGGSGGLQSTASDLTLFAKALFDGKIITKASLNEMTKMDMGIGRGVFHFSFAERKFVGHNGNLEGFSTVLGYNPKEDLAISLTLNGVNTDVNALVMGILSCYYKLPYRFPDFTSVAVDDSVLKRYEGIYTAPSLPYKVKIIAREGKLVAIALEPGQGSFELNPLSENEFNFDPADLRMIFSEKGFTLKQGGKVTEFTKEK